The region GGGGTGTTCATTTTGTGTCCTTCGCTAGTTGCAGAGGCATCGTAATAGTAAAAGCCGAACCCATGCCTGGTTCAGAGTACACCGTGATTGCGCCACCCATCGCCTCTGTCAGTTGACGCACAATCCACAACCCGACGCCAAAACCTGTCACCTGCTCCCCTGGTCGCACCGCTCTTTCAAAACGCTCGAAAATACGGCTCTGATCGGCAGGTGCAATACCTGGCCCGTTATCGCGGACGCAGATAACAGCAGTGTCGTTTTTAAAGTCTGCGGTCGAAGTGATCAAAATCGGAGTTCCACCTCCGTACTTGACGGCGTTGGAGATCAGGTTGTCGATGATCTGTTCCAGTGACAGGCGGTCACCAAGAATGGTCAATCCTTCCGGTTGGAGCTGAAGATCCAGAGTCGAACCCGCATGCTCAGCAAGAGGACGAACGCTTTCGGCTATCTCCCGGATGAGTGGGCAAACATTGACTAGGACTGGATCGAACTTGAGGTGCCCGGTAGTGACTCGCGCTATGTCGAGCAGCGTGGTCGCTCGCTGGATATACCGCGAAATAAGCCATTCAATGTGCCCAAGGCTTTTCTCAATCTTATCTGCTGAGCAGTCAGGTTTGCCAACCATGTGGCGCAGAAGGCTCACCCTTCCAAAGATAGGTGTCATCGGATTTCGAAGTTCGTGAGCAGCAATTGCAAGAAAAGCATCGCGAGACGAGATTGCCTCCCGCAGCCTGGCGTTTTCTTCCAGCAACTCCGCATTGCGGGTGCGAAGCTCATCAGGGCTTGGGCAATTGGGTGGCACGGAATTTTATTCCAATGTTCGATCATACCTGGCTCGGCTGCCGAGTTTCAGATAGTCACGTGTGTGGTACACGATATCACATTATCACCATAGCCGATCCTACTACCGGTATCGCGATCACGCCGCCCTTTTCTACAAAACCCGAGCTGCTGTATAGCTTTGTAGGTTGCTCAGCCACTGGTTAAATTCATTTTGCTGTCAGTTATTGAAGGGTGGGCATTTCAGGTTGTACATGCCTTTGGCGTCATAAGCTGGCCACCACAATGGCGATATGGGGTTTCAGCTACCGTCACTGCCTCCGAAGGTCATGAAATGGTGGGCATTGCCAGCGGTCGGGCTCGTTGCTACTCGGCGGCCCGGATGGTCATGAACATGAAGTCAGTCAAGCGACGTGCTGCTACTGTCTCCCGGCATTGGCCACTGCGTTTTAGAATCAAGCTGACACTTTCTGGCTGTCGTTGCTTTTCAACATTGAGCTCACCGCGTGCCATCCAATACTCTCGCGCCAAATTGATTGATACCCCTCAAATCCACTCGAACCATTCCTTGCAGCCATTCGTCCTATCTATACCAATATCCCCCGATAAGCTTTCCGGAGCCGCCAATGCTCATTCATCCAAAAGCCCATTTCAAACCATATAGACATGCAAGTGGTGGCTGGGGATCCGCGAACTCCGTGATGAAAATACTTTGGCGTGAGCAAGCTTTTTCCAAGGCTCCCAAAGCCCTTCTAAAGCAGAACAAGCCGGATGGTTTCGCCTGCGTCAGTTGTGCTTGGGCGAAGCCAGGACACCCACACGCATTGGAGTTTTGCGAGAACGGTGCCAAGGCAACTGCCTGGGAGCTGACATCGAAAAAACCGACCCTGCTTTTTTTGCCAACCACACCCTGAGTGAGCTTCGGCAATGGCAGGATTATGATCTGGAGCAACAAGGTCGGCTTACCCACCCAATGCGATACGACTCGACGAGTGATCGGTATCGGGAAACTACGTGGGAAGAAGCGTACCGCGATATTGGTGCGAAGCTAAAAACTA is a window of Pseudomonas sp. 10S4 DNA encoding:
- a CDS encoding HAMP domain-containing sensor histidine kinase, encoding MLEENARLREAISSRDAFLAIAAHELRNPMTPIFGRVSLLRHMVGKPDCSADKIEKSLGHIEWLISRYIQRATTLLDIARVTTGHLKFDPVLVNVCPLIREIAESVRPLAEHAGSTLDLQLQPEGLTILGDRLSLEQIIDNLISNAVKYGGGTPILITSTADFKNDTAVICVRDNGPGIAPADQSRIFERFERAVRPGEQVTGFGVGLWIVRQLTEAMGGAITVYSEPGMGSAFTITMPLQLAKDTK